DNA from Streptomyces sp. NBC_01260:
TGTGGTCTCCGAGAACGAGGCCGTACGCCGGGTGAAGGACCCGTCCCTCGAACTCTCGGAGGCCGCCATGGGCTCCGTGGTGTCCGGGGCCATGCGTCTCGTGGCGGCCGGCGCGCCGCACGATGCGGTGTCGGCGCTGACCCTGGCTCTGGAGGCTGCGCGCTTCCGTTGGGGTCCCGGACACGGCACGCCGTGGTGGTGGGCGGCCGATGCCTACGTCGAAGCAGGACGGCTTGCGCTGATCGAGGAGGCCGACGGGCTGCTCTTCCGCCGCGCCTGTGCGGTGGCGGACGAGCAGATCTCCGTTCTGCGCGGCAGCGACCGCGCGGAGGACATCGCCGAACTCGCGGAGACGCTGTTCGCCGCGGGGCTGCTGCGCGTCAGCCCCTATGTGGGACAGATGTCGGGACTCTCCTTCGAGTCGGCCCATGATCTGTGGCGCGAGCGCCGGGCTCGGCACCGCTCGGTCCACCTCGACGATTCCCTTGCAGCGGAATCCGCGGAGATGCCTCCCCCGCTGGCCGCGGCCGAGGAGGCACTCACGTATCTGCGCGAGGCGGCTGACCTGTCGCGCGAGCACAACCGGGCGCGTGTACTCAAAGCGCTGGCCGAAGCGCTGTCCTTGGTCGCCGGTCTGAAGCAGGAGTCGTACGACGAGGAGATCAGGGCGGCTGCCCGTGAGGCGTTCGACCTGTTGGACCCGGTCCGAGATCCCCTCACCCAGCTGTACCTGCTGAGAATCCTGCGGTTGGTGGGCGAGCTCGCGCTGCCGGGCGACCTTCAGGACGTGCTGCCTCTGCCGCTGGCCGCCGTCCGGGAACGGCAGGGGGTGCATGAGGCCGCGAGCGTCCTGGCCGAGGCGCTCACGCTTGCCGAGGAGGCCCGCCGGCCCGACCTGGAGTTCCAGCTGCTCAAGGCCACTGACCGCGAACTGCCGGACCTGCCCAGGGATTCCTACCGACGGCGCCGATGGGCCAGTGAAGTGCACTGTCTGGCGGAGAATCGCCTCGGCTGCTTCGAAGGGCTCATTCGAGTAGCAGAGGCCACGGAGCATCTGCGTACACGCGCGGACGAAGAAGGCTGGTCGCCCCAGGAGCGGGCGGCGACCCTCATCCATCTCGCGGCGCACGCCCGGGGAGGCGACGAGGAGGACATCGGCCGCACGCTGATCGAGGAGGCGCGGGAGCTGGCTCCGGAGCTGTGCAACCGGTGCGGTCCGGCGCTGGCGTATCTCAACGGCACGCTCTCTTACGACACGGCGCTGCGCCTGTCAGGGACGGGGCAGGAGGCCCTCGCCGCGCGTCACTTCGCCGACGCAACTGCCGCCCACGCCGTGTGCGGCCAGACCGATATGGCGCTGAACAGCCTCGATGCCGCGTTGCGCAGTGCACTGGCGGCTGACGAGAGCAGTGCCGACGCAGCCGTGGCGGCACTGATCCCCGCCTCTGTATGGCTGCGGGGTGGCGTCGACGAGGTCGTCGGCTGGAAGCTTCGCGATCTGTACCAACAGCTGGTCCTCAAAATGAGCGGCCCCACCATCTCCTACGGCCTGATGCTGGCGATTCACCAAGCTGCCAAGGGCCTTGACTTCACGGTCATCACCACGCGGCCCGGTCCGTTCGAGCCGTCCACCAGGCTCTCGCGACTACTGGCCCGCATCAGGGCGGCAGAGCCGCAGTTGTCCGGACCACTGAGCGAGCCCGAACTGCCGAGCGCCGAGGACGCCATGCTCTTCTACGTGGGCACCGGTGAGTCCGAACCCGGAGGTGACGCCGCAGCAGAGCACCGCAACATGCAGCGCGCCGCGGACCGCTGGATCAGTCAGGAACTCCTCGCCACCGGCTCGATCGACCGGATGCCGATGATGTTCCCTGACGAGTTGCAGGCACTCCTGACCGAGGACACGGTGCTGCTCTCGCTGTATCTCGGCCATGCCCACCGGGACGGTTCCGAGGCGCCGGTGACTTCGCTGTCCGCACTGGCGATGACCCGGGACGAGATGGAGCACCACACCGTGCTCCTGTCGAATTTCGAAGCCGGACTCATCCGCTTCACGCGCGCGGCGCACACTCTTTCCGCCCACCCCGTGGCATTTCATGTCGCGGCCCTGCGGCACGCCGTCGTCGCGGACCCGTTGCACCGGCCGGCCGGCCGTGAGGCACAGAGGCAGCTCAGGGAGGACAGCGTCCCGCATCTGGGGGGCTTCGCCGCTTCCCTGGATCGCTGGCGGGCCCAGGGGAAGCGGCACGTGTGCATCTGGCCCAACGGTCCGTTGCACTACCTCCCGTACCACCTGTTGGAGGTCAACGGAGCTCCCCTCGCCGAGGACTGGACCGTCACGCAGGTGCTGAGCCTGGGCTTCCTGCGCACTCCGGTGCCCGGCCGTCACCGTCCGCCCGGGCGTGGACTCGTCGCCTTCGCAGCCGCGGCCGGGGGAGCCCGGCACGGCCTGCTCGCTCAGGACGACCTCGAAACGCATGCCGCCCAGGTCGCGGAGGCCATGGGCGGTCAGGCCGTGCTGGGTGCCGCGGCGACACCGCGGCGCCTGCTCACCGAACTCGCCGACGCACGTCACGTCCACGTGGCAGCGCACGGGGCGCACAACGAGTGGGCGTCGTGGTACCAGTGCCTGTTCCTGTCACCGGATCCCGACAACGACGGTCGCGTCTTCGCCCACGACGTTCTCCGGGCCGACCTGCGGGGCGTCGAACTCGTGACGATGAGTTCCTGTGAGTCTGCTCTGGGCCGCTTCGACGTCAATGACAACCTGCGCGGTCTGCCCGCCGCGTTCCTGTCCGCCGGCGCCTCGGCCGTCATCGGGTGCCTGTGGCCGGTCCACCCTCAAGTGGCCACGGAGTTCTTCGGGACGCTCTACGAGCGCCTCGCGCGCACACCGGACCGCCGGGCCGCCTTCCGCGCCGCCCAGTCGGCTGTCCGCGCCCGCCACCCGGCGTTCCGGGACTGGGGCTCGTTCTGCTTCATCGGCGACTGGCGCCCTTCGGATTCGAACCACGGAGCTGCCGCGTGACCCAGCTGGAACTGCCCCCGGCCCCGCTCCACGAGATCGAC
Protein-coding regions in this window:
- a CDS encoding CHAT domain-containing protein, coding for MLESDALAVAAELFASVDRRPEAADPDVLHTIAAFYWARSLAHRRALAADALAAEDLAARDLETAIGVFGLLYLVDHRRVPRELWPRLADETAYHPWSDPLEHAADLIIDGEENGDIAALDQAISVIRTVADSSDNAYRDTLRGLAHHQRAAFPGRPAAERSADADAAVELLGRVAALPEPSAARRAGRGRSFAEALVRRFDAAGDNADLTRAERAYRDALADAADDPPTYASAAAGLGSALGRRVEAAEETEGDGESLIPVLREAVSWLRRAVDLTQGADREPHLANLSRVMKLLLERTSRVSRATMVPLVKNAHAAEGERADRPDDAGVRRQAEFLVHLAARLSARVVSENEAVRRVKDPSLELSEAAMGSVVSGAMRLVAAGAPHDAVSALTLALEAARFRWGPGHGTPWWWAADAYVEAGRLALIEEADGLLFRRACAVADEQISVLRGSDRAEDIAELAETLFAAGLLRVSPYVGQMSGLSFESAHDLWRERRARHRSVHLDDSLAAESAEMPPPLAAAEEALTYLREAADLSREHNRARVLKALAEALSLVAGLKQESYDEEIRAAAREAFDLLDPVRDPLTQLYLLRILRLVGELALPGDLQDVLPLPLAAVRERQGVHEAASVLAEALTLAEEARRPDLEFQLLKATDRELPDLPRDSYRRRRWASEVHCLAENRLGCFEGLIRVAEATEHLRTRADEEGWSPQERAATLIHLAAHARGGDEEDIGRTLIEEARELAPELCNRCGPALAYLNGTLSYDTALRLSGTGQEALAARHFADATAAHAVCGQTDMALNSLDAALRSALAADESSADAAVAALIPASVWLRGGVDEVVGWKLRDLYQQLVLKMSGPTISYGLMLAIHQAAKGLDFTVITTRPGPFEPSTRLSRLLARIRAAEPQLSGPLSEPELPSAEDAMLFYVGTGESEPGGDAAAEHRNMQRAADRWISQELLATGSIDRMPMMFPDELQALLTEDTVLLSLYLGHAHRDGSEAPVTSLSALAMTRDEMEHHTVLLSNFEAGLIRFTRAAHTLSAHPVAFHVAALRHAVVADPLHRPAGREAQRQLREDSVPHLGGFAASLDRWRAQGKRHVCIWPNGPLHYLPYHLLEVNGAPLAEDWTVTQVLSLGFLRTPVPGRHRPPGRGLVAFAAAAGGARHGLLAQDDLETHAAQVAEAMGGQAVLGAAATPRRLLTELADARHVHVAAHGAHNEWASWYQCLFLSPDPDNDGRVFAHDVLRADLRGVELVTMSSCESALGRFDVNDNLRGLPAAFLSAGASAVIGCLWPVHPQVATEFFGTLYERLARTPDRRAAFRAAQSAVRARHPAFRDWGSFCFIGDWRPSDSNHGAAA